One segment of Ziziphus jujuba cultivar Dongzao chromosome 12, ASM3175591v1 DNA contains the following:
- the LOC107435237 gene encoding disease resistance protein BAK6-like translates to MASRVLVYFAFALVIAVASVNCNTEVDALIAWKNKLSDPNNVLGSWDPNSANPCTWSHVTCSDQNNVTRVDLGVARLSGPLIPELGNLTFVQYLVLFGNSINGTIPKEIGHLKNLIRLELQFNILTGSIPDSFGNLTALKFLELSNNNLTGPIPASLGNLTSLQTINLNNNSFTGTIPIEVLGLVRLAVIRVINFSNNKLDGSVHNSTSGFVTSVIQDPKA, encoded by the exons ATGGCTTCCCGAGTTCTAGTTTATTTTGCTTTTGCACTTGTTATTGCTGTTGCTTCGGTGAATTGTAACACAGAAG TGGATGCTCTAATTGCCTGGAAAAACAAGTTGTCCGATCCAAACAACGTCTTAGGGAGCTGGGACCCAAATTCAGCGAATCCGTGCACTTGGTCCCATGTCACTTGCAGTGACCAGAACAACGTTACAAGGGT GGACCTTGGTGTTGCCAGACTATCTGGGCCTCTTATCCCAGAGCTTGGAAACCTGACATTCGTTCAATATTT GGTGTTATTTGGCAATAGTATTAATGGAACCATTCCAAAGGAGATTGGTCATTTAAAGAATCTCATCCGCTTGGAGTTACAATTTAATATACTTACAGGCTCCATCCCAGACTCTTTTGGGAATTTGACTGCCTTGAAGTTCTT GGAGTTGTCTAACAACAATCTCACTGGACCCATTCCGGCATCTCTTGGCAACTTGACATCTTTGCAGACCAT AAATTTGAACAATAACAGTTTCACTGGCACCATACCAATTGAGGTTCTTGGACTTGTTCGCTTGGCTGTAATCAGGGTCAT AAATTTCTCTAACAACAAGTTGGATGGGAGTGTACACAACTCGACCTCAG GATTTGTGACTTCAGTTATACAAGACCCAAAAGCTTAG
- the LOC107435243 gene encoding uncharacterized protein At2g33490, which produces MKTSLRKLRGFALHKHEAKDQRDLRPLAKLDELAQASRDMHDMRDCYDSLLSAAAATANSAYEFSESLREMGACLLEKTALNEDEESGKVLLMLGKVQYELQKLIDNYRSHIFQTITVPSESLLNELRTVEEMKRQCDEKRDVYEYMKTRQREKGRSRSAKGESFSMQQLQMARDEYDEEATLFVFRLKSLKQGQSRSLLTQAARHHAAQLCFFKKAHKSLEAVEPHVKLVSDQQHIDYHFGGLEDDDRDDDDDDDDDDSYDTNGDGELSFDYGQSDQEKDVSVSKSRNSMELDQVDITFPTVVKEESIEENLDRHRRNSFSRKARMVSQSAPLFAENKVDPAEKLRQLRPSFSKKFHSYVLPTPINTKGSVSTGSVNPVTHTAQTSLSERTQNLWHSSPLDPRKYETFTGKGKVSGPAVTKAESVLKESNNIASTQLPPPLLDGHVFPQHDKFTASDSKKIKRQAFSGPLTSKPWSTKPVPVTHPQLFSGPILRNPIPQPSSSPPKVSPSASPTILSSPKISELHELPRPPSGSAYKSSRSPGVTGYSAPLVSRGQAHAKKKAVSNSASPLPTPPSLGISRSFSVPSSDPRVVEVQVSKPMSPFHGSQMGEDVASPPLTPIALSNS; this is translated from the exons atGAAAACGTCACTGAGAAAATTGCGAGGTTTTGCACTCCACAAGCACGAAGCCAAGGACCAGAGAGATCTTAGGCCTCTCGCTAAATTGGATGAGCTTGCTCAGGCTTCTCGG GACATGCATGATATGAGAGACTGTTATGATAGCTTACTTTCTGCAGCTGCTGCTACGGCAAATAGCGCCTATG AATTCTCAGAGTCATTGCGGGAAATGGGTGCTTGTCTTCTTGAGAAAACTGCATTGAATGAGGATGAAGAAAGTG GTAAAGTTCTCTTAATGCTAGGGAAGGTTCAGTATGAACTCCAGAAGCTTATTGATAACTAT CGCTCTCATATATTCCAGACAATCACAGTCCCATCAGAGTCTCTTCTTAATGAGCTCCGGACTGTTGAG GAGATGAAACGGCAATGTGATGAAAAGAG AgatgtatatgaatatatgaaaACTAGACAGAGAGAGAAGGGAAGGTCAAGAAGTGCAAAGGGAGAGAGTTTTTCAATGCAGCAACTGCAAATGGCTCGTGATGAGTATGATGAGGAGGCAACATTATTTGTTTTCCGTTTGAAGTCTCTGAAGCAAGGACAATCTAGAAGTCTACTTACGCAGGCAGCTCGTCACCATGCAGCTCag TTATGCTTCTTCAAAAAGGCCCATAAGTCCCTTGAGGCTGTAGAGCCACATGTAAAATTGGTAAGTGACCAGCAGCATATTGATTACCATTTTGGTGGACTTGAAGATGATGATcgggatgatgatgatgacgacgatGACGACGATAGCTATGATACGAATGGTGATGGGGAATTAAGCTTTGACTATGGGCAAAGTGACCAGGAGAAAGATGTTTCTGTTTCTAAGTCAAGAAACTCAATGGAG TTGGATCAGGTGGACATTACGTTTCCCACGGTTGTGAAGGAGGAATCCATCGAG GAAAATCTTGATAGACATCGCAGGAATTCTTTTTCCCGTAAGGCTAGGATGGTCAGCCAATCGGCCCCACTTTTTGCTGAGAATAAAGTGGATCCTGCTGAAAAATTGAGACAACTCCGACCATCATTCTCAAAGAAGTTCCACTCATATGTATTACCCACGCCAATTAATACAAAAGGTTCTGTTTCTACGGGATCCGTTAACCCTGTGACTCACACAGCACAGACAAGTCTAAGCGAGCGTACACAGAATTTATGGCATTCATCACCATTGGATCCAAGGAAGTACGAGACTTTTACTGGAAAGGGGAAGGTTTCTGGACCTGCTGTGACAAAAGCAGAGTCTGTACTGAAAGAGAGCAACAATATAGCATCCACTCAGTTACCCCCTCCATTGTTAGATGGGCATGTATTTCCACAGCATGATAAATTTACTGCTTCtgattctaaaaaaattaaaagacaagCCTTTTCTGGTCCATTGACGAGTAAACCTTGGTCAACAAAACCAGTCCCAGTGACACACCCTCAATTGTTCTCTGGACCTATATTACGAAATCCAATTCCTCAACCTTCATCATCACCACCTAAAGTGTCTCCAAGTGCTTCCCCTACTATTCTGTCCTCACCCAAGATAAGTGAGCTTCATGAGCTTCCTCGGCCTCCTTCCGGTTCTGCCTACAAGTCCTCAAGATCACCAGGGGTGACAGGATATTCAGCCCCCTTGGTATCTAGAGGTCAAGCACATGCTAAAAAAAAGGCGGTGTCAAATTCTGCATCTCCTCTGCCAACACCTCCTTCTCTAGGCATCTCCCGTAGCTTCTCAGTACCCTCAAGTGATCCTAGGGTTGTTGAAGTACAAGTGTCCAAACCAATGTCACCTTTTCACGGTTCTCAGATGGGTGAAGATGTTGCTTCACCTCCTTTGACACCAATTGCTCTATCTAACAGTTAG
- the LOC107435232 gene encoding leucine-rich repeat protein 1: MAIWTLFPLLSASLLLRLIWSLPPTNANSEGDALYALRRAVKDPNNVLQSWDPTLVDPCTWFHVTCDSDSRVTRLDLGNANLTGSLVPELGKLQRLQYLELYMNNLAGPIPNELGGLKSLLSLDLYHNNLTGSIPPSLSKLSNLKFLRLNSNRLTGRIPRQLTKLGNLKIFDVSDNDLCGTIPTMGSFSKLSEESFKNNPRLEGPELMGFVRYDIGGSCA; this comes from the exons ATGGCGATCTGGACTCTGTTTCCTCTGCTTTCAGCTTCTCTTCTTCTCCGTCTAATATGGTCTTTACCGCCAACCAATGCAAACTCTGAAG GTGATGCTCTGTATGCACTGAGAAGGGCTGTGAAGGACCCAAATAATGTTTTGCAGAGTTGGGATCCGACTTTGGTGGATCCTTGTACTTGGTTCCATGTTACTTGTGACAGTGATAGTCGGGTTACCCGATT GGACCTTGGAAATGCAAACCTGACGGGCAGTCTAGTACCCGAGTTGGGAAAGCTTCAGCGCCTTCAGTATTT GGAATTGTACATGAACAACTTGGCTGGTCCTATTCCTAATGAACTTGGAGGATTAAAGAGCCTCCTAAGCTTGGATCTTTACCATAACAACCTCACTGGCTCTATCCCTCCTTCCCTATCCAAGCTCTCGAATCTGAAATTCCT GAGACTGAACAGCAATAGGCTGACTGGAAGGATTCCCAGACAACTTACTAAACTCGGAAACCTCAAGATCTT TGACGTGTCAGATAATGATTTGTGTGGTACAATTCCAACCATGGGCTCGTTCTCTAAACTCTCAGAGGAAAG TTTCAAAAATAACCCAAGATTGGAAGGACCAGAACTTATGGGGTTTGTAAGGTACGATATTGGAGGAAGTTGTGCATGA
- the LOC107435241 gene encoding zinc finger protein CONSTANS-LIKE 15 — MVNPKSRSAESVPCDFCSDQVAILYCRADSAKLCLFCDQQVHSANLLSRKHLRSQICDNCASEPVSVRCATDNLVLCQECDWDAHGTCSLSASHDRNPVDGFSGCPSALELASIWGFDLEDKKPARPDPPFPNWASPHDMLMPVDSSSWTYYKYKPDGVSLQVQDLIVPNENGFVFPNMGCGEVVMKKQSCTARCGKQKQVMYKQLVELLRRDLMANAAGGGDGGGGGEGNYQPGTPNRSGGCWQGNVEAIGLRNESNGDDGVNGLLTGSSGGAGVQQHLQQQTTPFTSLLMMPMPPHELKDGDGIVDGDMLWDTNPNGQSTQIWDFNLGRLREHEESGPMEVAYCSNDAGFMIKNFGELMKETSWTSSKILGDIYQINCPMGQDDMTFNNNGNNPTASQGPATSESNNLPIGRPSSGSGLVKEKGCGASKDVHFTEQSFLVRSDSLRTAAATKANIEVLAQNRGNAMQRYKEKKKTRRYDKHIRYESRKARADTRKRVKGRFVKATEAPDG, encoded by the exons atggtgAACCCCAAATCTCGAAGCGCAGAGAGCGTGCCCTGCGATTTCTGCAGCGACCAAGTTGCGATTCTGTACTGCAGAGCCGACTCAGCGAAGCTCTGTTTGTTCTGCGACCAACAAGTTCACTCTGCCAACCTCCTCTCCCGGAAGCATCTTCGCTCTCAGATCTGCGACAACTGTGCCTCCGAGCCTGTCTCCGTCCGATGCGCAACCGACAACCTCGTGCTCTGCCAGGAGTGCGATTGGGACGCCCACGGCACCTGCTCTCTCTCCGCCTCTCACGATCGCAACCCTGTCGATGGCTTCTCCGGCTGTCCCTCCGCTCTCGAGCTCGCCTCCATTTGGGGATTCGATCTCGAGGACAAGAAACCGGCGCGACCCGACCCGCCTTTCCCCAATTGGGCCAGTCCCCACGACATGCTTATGCCCGTGGACTCATCATCCTGGACCTACTACAAGTACAAACCGGACGGCGTGAGCCTTCAGGTTCAGGACTTGATTGTGCCGAATGAGAACGGCTTTGTTTTCCCGAACATGGGTTGCGGAGAGGTGGTGATGAAGAAACAGAGTTGCACTGCCAGATGTGGGAAGCAGAAGCAGGTCATGTACAAGCAGTTGGTGGAGTTGCTCAGGAGGGATTTGATGGCCAACGCCGCCGGCGGTGGCGACGGCGGCGGAGGGGGAGAGGGCAATTACCAGCCGGGGACCCCCAATAGGAGCGGTGGTTGTTGGCAAGGGAATGTGGAAGCGATCGGGTTGAGGAATGAAAGCAACGGTGATGATGGGGTAAATGGGCTTTTGACCGGTTCTTCCGGTGGTGCCGGTGTTCAACAGCATTTGCAGCAGCAGACGACGCCGTTTACATCTTTGCTGATGATGCCGATGCCTCCTCATGAGTTGAAAGATGGCGATGGGATTGTGGATGGGGATATGTTGTGGGATACCAACCCCAATGGGCAGTCCACTCAG ATATGGGACTTCAATTTAGGACGTTTGAGGGAACATGAAGAATCAGGACCCATGGAAGTGGCTTATTGTTCGAATGATGCAGGATTTATGATTAAAAATTTCGGTGAACTTATGAAAGAGACATCATGGACCAGTTCGAAAATTTTGGGAGATATTTACCAGATAAATTGCCCTATGGGACAAGATGACATGACGTTCAAC aATAATGGAAATAACCCAACAGCTAGCCAAGGACCAGCAACATCCGAGAGCAATAACCTACCAATTGGAAGACCATCTTCAGGTTCCGGTTTGGTGAAAGAAAAAGGTTGTGGTGCCTCTAAAGATGTGCATTTTACAGAGCAGTCTTTTCTTGTTAGAAGTGATAGTTTAAGAACAGCAGCAGCAACAAAGGCTAACATAGAGGTGTTGGCTCAGAATAGAGGCAATGCAATGCAGCGTTacaaggagaagaagaaaacccGAAG ATATGATAAACATATACGGTACGAGTCAAGGAAGGCAAGAGCTGATACCAGAAAGCGAGTTAAGGGTCGTTTTGTGAAGGCCACCGAAGCCCCTGATGGCTGA
- the LOC107435234 gene encoding disease resistance protein BAK6-like yields MASRVLVYCAFALLAAVASVNCNIEVDALIAWKNKLADPNNVLKSWDPNSADPSNWTHVTVNDQKNVTRVDLGRARLAGPLVPELGNLTFLEYFVVFGNNINGTIPSEIGHLKNLIRLELQQNILTGPIPDSFGNLTALKFLDLSNNNLTGSIPVSLGQLASLQTLNLNNNNLTGTLPIEVLGLVRLAVIRIINVSNNKLDGSVHNSTSGFVVTSIVQDPKA; encoded by the exons ATGGCTTCCCGAGTTCTAGTTTATTGTGCTTTTGCACTACTTGCTGCCGTTGCTTCGGTGAATTGCAACATTGAAG TGGATGCTCTCATTGCTTGGAAAAACAAGTTGGCCGATCCGAACAACGTCCTGAAGAGTTGGGACCCAAATTCAGCGGATCCAAGCAATTGGACACATGTTACTGTGAACGACCAGAAAAACGTTACAAGGGT GGACCTTGGCCGCGCTAGACTGGCCGGACCTCTTGTCCCAGAGCTTGGAAACCTGACTTTCCTTGAATATTT TGTGGTATTTGGCAATAACATTAATGGAACCATACCAAGTGAGATTGGTCATTTGAAGAATCTCATCCGCTTGGAGCTGCAACAAAATATACTTACAGGCCCCATCCCAGATTCTTTTGGGAACTTGACTGCCTTGAAGTTCTT GGACTTGTCCAACAACAATCTCACTGGATCCATTCCAGTATCTCTTGGCCAGTTGGCATCTTTACAGACCTT GAATTTGAACAATAACAATCTTACTGGCACCCTACCAATTGAGGTTCTTGGGCTTGTCCGCTTGGCTGTAATCAGGATCAT AAACGTTTCTAACAACAAGTTGGATGGGAGTGTACACAACTCTACTTCAG GATTTGTTGTTACTTCAATCGTACAAGATCCAAAAGCCTAG
- the LOC107435220 gene encoding vacuolar protein 8, whose amino-acid sequence MKLPETHHHLHEAQKLASALMDQIPQVQSFKGKWALVKTKIATLPNQLRVLSDSPNFSTTPLAFELVQSVAQTLSETLILVAKCLNPTPADGKLRTQSDIDSVSAKLDQHVKDIELLINSRVLQESSSLGGDSESASSKQDAVRVEARNLITRLQIGNSESRNSAMDSLLGLLYEDDKSVLIAVDQGVVPVLVNLLDSSSVEIKEKAVSAISRVSIVGSGKHLLVVEGALLITHLLRILDSRNGFAREKACIALQALSFSEENARLIGCRGGIVSLLEICQSGTPYSQAYAAGTLRNLSGFSEISKYFIEENAIPVLVGVAASGTFIAQGNAIECLSNLVSKDESLKFIIAQEGGIQCLKIFWDAAPMVQSLEVAIELFTKLASCRSIGEALLCEGFLPKFRGLLNCGVANVRIAAAGAVYELGFSSKTRKEIGDAGIIPPLISMLDAKAVEEKEIAAKTLSSLMLYAGNRKIFVKEEKAIECTVQLLDHSENDLDKKYLISILYSIVNSTRARKQIVDAGALAHLLKLMEVHVDGAKKLYESLRRNNTWSVFARRK is encoded by the coding sequence ATGAAATTACCAGAAACCCACCACCACCTCCATGAAGCTCAGAAGCTCGCATCTGCTCTTATGGATCAAATTCCTCAAGTCCAGAGCTTCAAAGGCAAATGGGCACTCGTCAAAACCAAAATCGCCACTCTTCCAAATCAGCTCCGAGTCCTTTCCGACTCGCCAAACTTCTCCACAACTCCACTCGCCTTCGAACTGGTTCAGTCCGTCGCTCAAACACTCTCCGAAACTCTGATCCTCGTTGCGAAATGCTTGAATCCTACCCCTGCTGACGGAAAGCTCAGAACGCAGAGCGACATTGATTCGGTCTCGGCGAAGCTCGATCAGCATGTGAAAGACATTGAGCTCTTGATCAATTCTCGGGTTCTTCAAGAAAGCAGTAGTCTTGGTGGTGATTCTGAATCGGCGAGTTCGAAGCAAGACGCCGTCAGGGTCGAGGCGAGGAACTTGATAACTCGGTTGCAGATTGGGAATTCCGAGTCCAGGAACTCGGCGATGGACTCGTTGTTGGGTCTGCTTTACGAGGACGATAAGAGCGTTTTGATCGCCGTGGATCAGGGTGTTGTTCCGGTGCTTGTGAATTTGCTCGACTCGAGCTCCGTGGAGATTAAGGAGAAAGCGGTGTCTGCAATTTCAAGGGTTTCGATTGTGGGTAGTGGCAAGCATTTACTGGTTGTGGAAGGGGCTTTGCTAATCACTCATTTGCTTAGGATCTTAGATTCCAGAAATGGGTTCGCAAGAGAGAAAGCTTGTATCGCACTTCAAGCTCTCAGCTTTTCTGAGGAAAATGCCAGATTGATAGGTTGCAGAGGTGGGATTGTTTCCCTTTTGGAGATTTGCCAATCTGGGACTCCATATTCGCAGGCTTACGCGGCTGGGACTCTGCGAAATCTTTCTGGGTTTTCTgaaattagtaaatattttattgaggAGAATGCAATTCCAGTGCTGGTTGGGGTTGCCGCTTCAGGGACTTTTATTGCTCAAGGAAATGCTATTGAGTGTCTCAGTAATCTGGTTTCAAAAGATGAGAGCTTGAAATTCATAATTGCTCAGGAAGGTGGAATTCAGTGCTTGAAAATTTTCTGGGATGCTGCGCCAATGGTTCAGAGTCTTGAGGTTGCAATCGAATTGTTTACCAAATTGGCATCTTGTAGATCCATTGGGGAAGCTCTTCTTTGTGAGGGGTTTTTGCCCAAGTTTCGTGGGTTATTGAATTGTGGAGTTGCAAATGTGCGAATTGCTGCTGCTGGGGCTGTTTACGAGTTGGGTTTTAGCTCAAAAACGAGAAAAGAGATTGGAGATGCTGGAATTATACCTCCATTGATTAGCATGTTGGATGCCAAGGctgttgaagaaaaagaaatagctGCAAAGACATTGTCTTCCCTTATGCTTTATGCGGGCAATAGGAAAATTTTTGTCAAGGAGGAGAAGGCCATAGAGTGTACAGTTCAACTTCTTGATCATTCAGAAAATGATCTTGACAAGAAGTACTTGATATCTATTCTATATTCAATTGTGAATTCAACGAGGGctaggaaacaaattgtagaTGCTGGGGCTTTAGCTCATCTGCTGAAACTTATGGAGGTACATGTCGATGGGGCCAAGAAGCTTTATGAAAGTCTTCGTCGAAATAACACTTGGAGTGTGTTTGCCAGAAGAAAATGA